The following proteins are co-located in the Mesorhizobium sp. M1E.F.Ca.ET.045.02.1.1 genome:
- the hfq gene encoding RNA chaperone Hfq, protein MAERSQNLQDLFLNSVRKSKNPLTIFLINGVKLTGVVTSFDNFCVLLRRDGHSQLVYKHAISTIMPSQPVQMFDGEEGQGA, encoded by the coding sequence ATGGCGGAACGATCGCAAAACCTTCAGGACCTGTTCCTGAATTCAGTTCGCAAGAGCAAAAATCCACTTACCATCTTCCTCATCAACGGCGTGAAGCTGACCGGCGTCGTCACTTCGTTCGACAATTTTTGTGTGTTGTTGCGGCGCGACGGGCATTCCCAGCTCGTCTACAAGCACGCCATTTCCACGATCATGCCGAGCCAGCCGGTACAGATGTTCGATGGCGAGGAAGGCCAGGGCGCCTGA
- a CDS encoding D-amino-acid transaminase: MPRIAYVNGRYVAHAQARVHIEDRGYQFADGVYEVCEVARGFIVDMPRHLARLKRSLKELSIAWPVSEDVLPLLLREVVRRNHVVNGLVYVQVTRGVAGRDFVFPGAGIRPALVITARKADPAAAAKRVETGIKVITVPENRWDRVDIKSTGLLPNVLAKQKAKEAGAQEAWFVDADGTVKEGGSSNAWIVTRDGVLVTRPAEHGILRGITRTTLFDVAARLGLRIEERGFSVAEAKAAREAFISSATTIAMPVVEIDGAPVANGHPGSMTLSLRQAFFDIAEKSPA, from the coding sequence ATGCCGCGCATTGCCTATGTCAACGGGCGCTACGTCGCCCATGCTCAAGCCCGCGTCCATATCGAGGATCGCGGCTACCAGTTCGCCGACGGCGTCTATGAGGTCTGCGAGGTGGCGCGCGGCTTTATCGTAGACATGCCGCGCCATCTTGCCCGGCTCAAGCGCTCGCTGAAGGAGCTGTCGATTGCCTGGCCGGTTTCGGAAGATGTGCTGCCGCTGCTGCTGCGCGAGGTGGTGCGCCGCAACCATGTCGTCAACGGCCTCGTCTATGTCCAAGTGACGCGCGGCGTCGCCGGCCGCGACTTCGTCTTTCCAGGGGCAGGCATCAGGCCGGCCCTCGTCATAACCGCCCGCAAGGCCGATCCTGCTGCCGCCGCCAAGCGTGTGGAGACCGGCATCAAGGTGATCACCGTGCCGGAGAATCGCTGGGATCGCGTCGATATCAAGAGCACCGGCCTTCTCCCCAATGTTCTGGCCAAGCAGAAGGCCAAGGAAGCCGGCGCCCAGGAGGCCTGGTTCGTCGACGCCGACGGCACGGTCAAGGAAGGCGGCTCGTCCAACGCCTGGATCGTCACCCGCGACGGCGTTCTGGTGACGCGGCCGGCGGAGCACGGCATCCTGCGCGGCATCACGCGCACCACGCTGTTCGATGTCGCGGCCAGGCTCGGTCTGAGGATCGAAGAACGGGGGTTTTCGGTTGCGGAAGCCAAGGCGGCGCGCGAGGCGTTCATCAGTTCCGCGACCACGATTGCCATGCCTGTGGTCGAAATCGATGGCGCGCCGGTCGCAAACGGCCACCCTGGTTCCATGACACTTTCGTTGCGGCAGGCCTTTTTTGACATTGCGGAAAAAAGTCCGGCCTGA
- a CDS encoding sigma-54 dependent transcriptional regulator encodes MASDILIVDDEEDIRELVAGILSDEGHETRTAHDADSALAAIADRAPRLIFLDIWLQGSRLDGLVLLDEIKTMHPNMPVVMISGHGNIETAVSAIRRGAYDFIEKPFKADRLILIAERALETSKLRREVSDLKLRSGETFDLIGMSSAMSQLRQTIERVAPTNSRVMIIGPSGSGKELTARAIHALSARKNAPFVTLSAATITPERMEIELFGTESNGTERKVGALEEAHRGILYIDEVADMPRETQNKILRVLVEQQFERVGGTKRVKVDVRIISSTSQNLEAMIADGRFREDLYHRLAVVPVMVPGLAERREDIPYLVDNFMKQIARQAGIKPRRIGDDALAVLQAHNWPGNVRQLRNNVERLMILARGGDADAPITADLLPSEIGDVMPRTPNQSDQHIMALPLREAREQFEKDYLVAQINRFGGNISKTAEFIGMERSALHRKLKSLGV; translated from the coding sequence ATGGCGTCTGACATTCTCATCGTCGATGACGAGGAAGACATCCGCGAACTAGTCGCCGGTATCCTGAGCGACGAAGGTCACGAAACCCGCACGGCACACGATGCCGACAGCGCGCTGGCAGCAATCGCAGATCGGGCGCCACGGCTGATTTTCCTCGATATCTGGCTGCAGGGCTCGCGCCTCGACGGTCTGGTGCTGCTGGACGAGATCAAGACGATGCATCCTAACATGCCGGTGGTGATGATCTCCGGTCATGGCAACATCGAAACGGCGGTGTCGGCCATCCGTCGCGGCGCCTATGATTTCATCGAGAAGCCGTTCAAGGCCGACCGCCTCATCCTGATCGCCGAACGCGCTCTGGAGACGTCCAAATTGCGGCGCGAGGTCTCCGATCTCAAGCTGCGCAGCGGCGAGACCTTCGACCTGATCGGCATGTCGTCAGCGATGAGCCAGTTGCGGCAGACCATCGAGCGCGTCGCGCCGACCAACAGCCGCGTCATGATCATCGGCCCGTCCGGCTCCGGCAAGGAACTGACGGCGCGCGCCATCCACGCGCTGTCGGCACGCAAGAACGCACCTTTCGTGACCTTGAGCGCTGCCACCATCACACCCGAGCGCATGGAGATCGAGCTGTTCGGCACCGAATCGAACGGCACCGAGCGCAAGGTAGGCGCGCTGGAGGAGGCGCATCGCGGCATCCTCTACATCGATGAAGTCGCCGACATGCCGCGCGAGACGCAGAACAAGATCCTGCGCGTGCTGGTCGAGCAGCAGTTCGAGCGGGTAGGCGGCACCAAGCGGGTCAAGGTCGACGTCCGCATCATCTCGTCCACCTCGCAGAACTTGGAGGCGATGATCGCCGACGGCCGTTTCCGCGAGGATCTCTACCACCGCCTGGCGGTGGTTCCGGTCATGGTGCCGGGGCTCGCCGAGCGGCGCGAGGATATCCCGTATCTCGTCGACAATTTCATGAAGCAGATCGCGCGCCAGGCCGGCATCAAGCCGCGCCGCATCGGCGACGACGCTTTAGCCGTTCTGCAGGCGCATAACTGGCCGGGCAACGTCCGCCAGTTGCGCAACAATGTCGAGCGGCTGATGATCCTGGCCCGCGGCGGCGACGCTGATGCGCCGATCACCGCCGACCTTCTGCCCTCCGAGATCGGCGATGTCATGCCGCGCACGCCGAACCAGTCGGACCAGCACATCATGGCGCTGCCGCTGCGCGAGGCGCGCGAGCAGTTCGAGAAGGACTATCTGGTCGCTCAGATCAACCGCTTCGGCGGCAACATCTCGAAGACGGCCGAATTCATCGGCATGGAGCGGTCCGCTCTGCACCGCAAGTTGAAGTCGCTCGGTGTCTAA